The window GTCTCCTGCGTCGGGTTATACGGAAACGGATCGTAAGCCGTCACATTCGGGTCGTACCGGCTACCCAGCTTGCCCGTCTCGCGAAACTCCTCCCGCAGAAAAGCCTGCGTCTCCAGCCTTCCACCCGACTGGCGCACGAACGTGGCATCCAGCCCCGTCAGATCGGTCACCTTCTTCACCAGCCGCGGAGTAGCTGCCGGATCGCTGTTTCCCTTCATCAGATCCACCGCATATTCGCCGCGCGTGTAGTCGATCACCTCAGCCATACTCTCGTTCGTCAGCTTGCCCTGCCGTTCGTAGTTCGCCGCAACAATCGACGGCAACGTGATCATCCACGGAATCGGCGAAAGATCCTGCGATCCCGCATCCGGAGCCAACGCCGGAGACACCAGCACCAACCCATTCATCGCCACACCGATCTTCGACTGCAAATAAGCCGTCAACCGTGGCCCGCGATATCCTCCATAGCTCTCGCCAACGATGTACTTGCGAGACTGCAGCCGCCCATTCTTTACCAGCCAGTCGTAGACACACTTCGAAAGATACTCAATATCCTGGTCAGGGCCGTAGAACTGCTTCTTCGACTCGTCCTCCGACACCAACGAACGCGAAAACCCCGTCCCAACCGGGTCAATGAACACCAGATCCGTAAAGTCCAACCACGTTCCCGGATTATCGGTCAGAGTCGCCGGATCCGAAGGGCTCTGCCCCTCCGCGCCGAATGCCACCCTCTTCGGCCCAATCGCCCCAAGGTTCAGATACACCGAAGCAGCTCCAGGCCCCCCGTTAAACGCGAACGTGACCGGCCGGTCCTTGCCCTCCGCAATGTAGGAGGTATAAACGACTTCGCCGCTCAGCGCGCCTTTGCTGTCACGCACCGCGAGCGTTCCCACGGTCGCGGTGTAGCGGAGCGTCTTACCCTCCATCTGCATGGTCTGCTCCACATGCGCGTCTGGAGGAAGCGGCACCTGCGCGACCGGTATCCCGGATGTGGCCGCCGCCTTCGCATCTGCCGCGGCGGGTTTAGCGTCCGGCGGCGCCGGCTTCTCGTCCGAAGTAGCTCCCGACTCTGAGTGCTTTGCTGGCTGCGCCGAGGCAACGGAGCAGATCATCATGGGAACTGCGGCAGAAAGACACGACAACATGACGAGCTTCGAGAAGGGGGAGGCTTGCTTTAAAATCATGATTAATCTTACAGATGACCTTCACTAGGAGAGAGGGTCGCTAAAAATGATGACTCAAATTTTACATAGATGTTCCTTCCTACACGCAACCCTGACAAGCACTTCGGTATTCTCAAGGAGTAACCGATCTGGAGAACAAGCCTATGCGCAATATCCTCGCCGCCGCCACACTCTGCCTTCTTACCATTCCAGGCTTTGCCAAGACTCCAAAGAACGCAGTCGTCGTTCCCATCAAGACCTCCACTGGGGAAGACGCAGGCACTGCGACCTTCAGCCCCAGCAAAAAAGGCGTCCAGATCAAACTGGACCTCAAGAACCTCCCCGTAGGCGAGCATGGCGTTCACATCCACGCCAAAGCCCTATGCGATGGTCCCGACTTTAAGACCGCGGCTGGTCACTTCAACCCGGACAACAAGCAGCACGGCTTCGAAAACCCCATGGGACATCACGCCGGAGACCTCCCGAAGAACGTCATCATCGGCGAAGGCCACCTCGGCCAGGCCACCTTCAACGTCAACTACCTCTCACTCGATCCCGCTGCTCCTAACAGCATCATCGCCAATGGTGGCACCTCCATCGTCATCCACGAGAAGGCTGACGACATGAAGACCGACCCCTCCGGAAACTCCGGCAACCGCATCGCATGTGGCGTCATCAACGCCCCCACACCCTAGTCTTCGGACCTTTCTCTCCTGTTGAACCAACCGTAACGCCCATGCGTATAACAACCCATGGGCGTTTTGCACATGGCGATTCCAACGACAGGCCGGCTGACGGGTCTCAGATCCACGCCGAGACACGCCATCCGCCACAATTCAAAGCCCATCCCACGGGCCATCGAAGATCAACAGGTCCTCCAACAAATCCAGCCATCCCCGGTTCCACGCGGTACACTTCTCCCACCGACAAAATCACTTGAGGCGAAGTTGGAGCGAACCCCGGAACAGGAAGCAGCGCAGGAAGCAGTCGCCAAACTGGTGCGCCAGTGCATGGCCGGCGACTCGCAGGCTTGGCAGCAGCTGGTCGCCTCCCAGCATCGCCGTATCTACGCCATCTGCTACCGCTTTACGGGCTCCGGCAACGACGCAGAAGACCTCACCCAGGAGGTCTTTCTCAAGCTCTACAAGAACTTGGCCAGCTTCGACACCCAGAAGGGCAGCTTCCAGACCTGGATCACCACACTCGCCCGCAACCTTCTGGTAGACCACTTCCGCCGCACCCGCCTCGAGCGCGCCTCCGAGTCCCTCGACGCCTCCTTCGACGGGGAAGAAGACGGTCCCACCATGGCCGACCGGCTCGCCGACCCCGCACCATCGCAGGAGCAGCACGTCGCCGGTCTCGAGCTCAAAGTCCGCATCCAGAACGCACTCAAACAGCTCTCTCCCGAGCTCCGCGAGGCCGTCATCCTTCGCGATCTCGAGGATATGGATTACAAAGAGATATCTCAGGTTCTCCGCATCCCCGAAGGTACGGTAAAAAGCCGTATAAGCCGCGGTCGCGGGGAACTCGCAAAGCTTTTGCAACGTATAGAAGGGCAGGTGGTTTAAAGTGCCAGACTTCAACCAATTCGGTAGCCCCAAACCCGGGGGACCCGGCGACCCTCAGCACTGCGCTCAATGCGAGGCCATGCTGACCGACGTGCTCGACGGTACCCTCTCCGCGGCAGATCAGGCCACCTTCGACCTCCACCTTGTGGGCTGCCCGAACTGCACCAGCATGCTGGCCGACGCCCAGCGCGGAGCAGCCTGGATGGAGATGCTAAAGTCTCCCCGGCCCGAACCACCCGCCTCCCTACTCGAGCGCATCATCGCCCAGACCAGTGAGAAAGACACCAAGCCCGCTATCGTCCTCGGGCCAACCGATTTTCTCCGTGCACCAGCGCCTCCGCGCCCACCCAACACGCTGCTCGGCCGCCCCACTCTGGTTCCTGCTGCTTTGGCCGCTGGATCTATCCCCTACGTCCCCACCAACGTCCTCCCCTTCCGTACTCGCGTCACCTCCGGGCTCCGTTCCTTCGGCCAGACCATGTTGCAGCCGCGTCTTGCCATGACTGCTGCCATGGCCTTCTTCTCGATCGCCCTTACCATGAACCTCACAGGCGTTCGTCTCAGCCAGCTTCGCGCCAGCGACCTCAAACCCTCCAGCATCCTGCGCAGTGCCTACGAGGCCAAAGCGAAGGTAGTCCGCTACTCCGACAACCTTCGCGTCGTGTATGAACTCGAATCCCGCGTCCGCGATCTGCAACGCTCCTCGGACGATGACGGATCAGCCGGATCAGCCGGATCGACCAACACCCCGACCAACCAGAGTGATCCAGCCAAATCGAACCAAACACCTGCTGGCACTCAGCCGGACAATCAGAAGGACCAAAAGCCCGGCAACCAGAAACAGACGAGCCCTCACCCCAACCCCGGCTCCAGTCAACGTGAGACCCCCGGCGGCACTATTCGGCTGGTCGAGTCAGTTCGCACCCAGGCCCCTCCCTCCTTCGCCATGCAAGCTCTTGCTGTACTTACTCCCAGCGTCATCAAGAAGGAAGGGGGATTGGTATGAACTGCGCAAACCATCCTGACCGTGAACGTGTTGCCTTTTGCCAAAACTGCGGAAAGCCGCTCTGCCAGGAGTGCGCCCGCACCGTTGGCTCTGCTGTCTTCTGCGAACCCTGCCTTGCCGCAAAACTGGCCGGCGGAAACCCCGTCGGCACCTACACCGAAACTCCAGCAGGCGGCAGCTACGCCTATACCGGTAACGCTGGCGGAGTCGATTACACGGTAGCCGGAACCATCCCTCCGCCCTATCCGCCCGGAGCGCCCAACCCTGGCCTTGCAGCTCTGCTCGGTTTAATCCCAGGCGTTGGCGCCATGTACAACGGCCAGTATGCCAAGGGTGTCGTGCACCTGATCGTCTTCGCCGTCCTCGTTAGCCTCGCCGACGAACACGGCATCTTCGGCCTCTTCATCGCCGGCTGGGTCTGCTACCAGGTCATCGAAGCACACCACACCGCCCGCGCCCGCCGTGACGGCACCCCGCTTCCCAATCCCTTCGGCCTGAACGACCTCGGCGAACGTCTCGGCTTTGGCAAATCGTGGCCCGGCACGCCCCACCAGACCGGAGCAGCCACCCCCTTCGTTCCGCAAGGCACTGCTCCCACGCCCGACGCCTCCGCGTATGCATCTGCTGGAACCCCATACACCCAAACCCCTCCCGGCTACACCCCTCCCGCCGCTGCCTGGAGTACTCCTTGGCAAGGCTACGGGCCGCCAATCCCCCCAGTCCCCCCGGTTCCCCCTTACGGAACCCAGCCGTACCCCGTCGATCCAGATCTGACTGTGCCCCGTAACCGTTTCCCCGCAGGTGCCCTCTGGCTCATCGGACTCGGCTGCGTCTTTCTGGTCGGCAACGCGGGCCTCTTTCACCACTTCCCTGTTCACCGCATCATTCCCTTTTTCCTGATCGGGCTTGGCGTCTGGCTCTTCGTTCACAAGATGACAGGTACCGGCACCGGCATTACGGACGATGGCACACCGGCTTATCAATACCGGCTCTTCGCCGCTCTGCGTGGCTCCATCTGGGTCATC is drawn from Edaphobacter lichenicola and contains these coding sequences:
- a CDS encoding S10 family peptidase, coding for MILKQASPFSKLVMLSCLSAAVPMMICSVASAQPAKHSESGATSDEKPAPPDAKPAAADAKAAATSGIPVAQVPLPPDAHVEQTMQMEGKTLRYTATVGTLAVRDSKGALSGEVVYTSYIAEGKDRPVTFAFNGGPGAASVYLNLGAIGPKRVAFGAEGQSPSDPATLTDNPGTWLDFTDLVFIDPVGTGFSRSLVSEDESKKQFYGPDQDIEYLSKCVYDWLVKNGRLQSRKYIVGESYGGYRGPRLTAYLQSKIGVAMNGLVLVSPALAPDAGSQDLSPIPWMITLPSIVAANYERQGKLTNESMAEVIDYTRGEYAVDLMKGNSDPAATPRLVKKVTDLTGLDATFVRQSGGRLETQAFLREEFRETGKLGSRYDPNVTAYDPFPYNPTQETQDPILLSIIAPTTTAMVDFVTRTVGWKTDARYNALSFEVNKLWDQSGSNGAFSGSASATDLRVAVATDPKLRVVIAHGWADLSCPFMGSVLTVSQIPIMGDPTRVQVHEYPGGHMYYARPASSLALRKDVMEMVSKH
- a CDS encoding superoxide dismutase family protein produces the protein MRNILAAATLCLLTIPGFAKTPKNAVVVPIKTSTGEDAGTATFSPSKKGVQIKLDLKNLPVGEHGVHIHAKALCDGPDFKTAAGHFNPDNKQHGFENPMGHHAGDLPKNVIIGEGHLGQATFNVNYLSLDPAAPNSIIANGGTSIVIHEKADDMKTDPSGNSGNRIACGVINAPTP
- a CDS encoding anti-sigma factor family protein, producing the protein MPDFNQFGSPKPGGPGDPQHCAQCEAMLTDVLDGTLSAADQATFDLHLVGCPNCTSMLADAQRGAAWMEMLKSPRPEPPASLLERIIAQTSEKDTKPAIVLGPTDFLRAPAPPRPPNTLLGRPTLVPAALAAGSIPYVPTNVLPFRTRVTSGLRSFGQTMLQPRLAMTAAMAFFSIALTMNLTGVRLSQLRASDLKPSSILRSAYEAKAKVVRYSDNLRVVYELESRVRDLQRSSDDDGSAGSAGSTNTPTNQSDPAKSNQTPAGTQPDNQKDQKPGNQKQTSPHPNPGSSQRETPGGTIRLVESVRTQAPPSFAMQALAVLTPSVIKKEGGLV
- a CDS encoding RNA polymerase sigma factor encodes the protein MAIPTTGRLTGLRSTPRHAIRHNSKPIPRAIEDQQVLQQIQPSPVPRGTLLPPTKSLEAKLERTPEQEAAQEAVAKLVRQCMAGDSQAWQQLVASQHRRIYAICYRFTGSGNDAEDLTQEVFLKLYKNLASFDTQKGSFQTWITTLARNLLVDHFRRTRLERASESLDASFDGEEDGPTMADRLADPAPSQEQHVAGLELKVRIQNALKQLSPELREAVILRDLEDMDYKEISQVLRIPEGTVKSRISRGRGELAKLLQRIEGQVV
- a CDS encoding B-box zinc finger protein; the protein is MNCANHPDRERVAFCQNCGKPLCQECARTVGSAVFCEPCLAAKLAGGNPVGTYTETPAGGSYAYTGNAGGVDYTVAGTIPPPYPPGAPNPGLAALLGLIPGVGAMYNGQYAKGVVHLIVFAVLVSLADEHGIFGLFIAGWVCYQVIEAHHTARARRDGTPLPNPFGLNDLGERLGFGKSWPGTPHQTGAATPFVPQGTAPTPDASAYASAGTPYTQTPPGYTPPAAAWSTPWQGYGPPIPPVPPVPPYGTQPYPVDPDLTVPRNRFPAGALWLIGLGCVFLVGNAGLFHHFPVHRIIPFFLIGLGVWLFVHKMTGTGTGITDDGTPAYQYRLFAALRGSIWVIITGVLFLLDSFDILSWSRSWPLYIIVAGLMAVFQRVSFNSAAAVAYPYPAPHTSPPQPAASSTSIVPSNQHDQEGS